Proteins from one Anaeromusa acidaminophila DSM 3853 genomic window:
- a CDS encoding IS3 family transposase, producing the protein AHCIDNGPMEGFWGILKREMYYGRKFTSRMEFIHAIRSYIHYYNFDRLQRKLGVMTPYEYHEHYSAA; encoded by the coding sequence AGCCCACTGCATTGATAACGGCCCCATGGAGGGCTTCTGGGGAATACTGAAGCGCGAGATGTACTATGGCCGGAAATTCACCAGTAGAATGGAATTTATACATGCAATCCGCAGCTATATCCACTACTACAACTTTGACCGATTACAACGAAAGCTGGGCGTTATGACACCTTATGAATACCACGAACACTACAGCGCTGCATAA
- a CDS encoding DUF2000 domain-containing protein, protein MKLVMVINRDLPLGLVANTAAVLGISLSKIYQEDIVGGDIVDADGNLHLGITAQTIPILSASREQVKEIRETMFEPAFAEVAAIDFSEAAQRCLNYDQYMRSLSQLSAEELFYLGVCMYGPKKKVNKLTGSLPLLR, encoded by the coding sequence GTGAAACTTGTCATGGTAATCAATCGAGATTTGCCCCTGGGCCTAGTGGCCAATACAGCGGCGGTGCTGGGTATCAGCCTCAGCAAAATCTACCAGGAGGATATTGTCGGCGGCGACATTGTCGATGCTGATGGAAACTTGCATTTGGGCATTACGGCGCAAACCATTCCCATCCTGAGTGCAAGCCGGGAGCAGGTAAAAGAAATTCGCGAAACTATGTTTGAACCGGCTTTTGCAGAAGTAGCGGCAATTGATTTTAGCGAAGCGGCGCAACGCTGTCTCAATTATGACCAATATATGCGGAGTTTGTCCCAGTTATCGGCGGAAGAGCTGTTTTACTTGGGCGTCTGCATGTATGGCCCCAAGAAAAAGGTGAACAAACTGACCGGCAGCCTGCCCTTGTTAAGGTGA
- a CDS encoding AraC family transcriptional regulator: protein MTGIGFYRDEALPFFELKLCQEYGIAYKKHAHEEYSLGLVVAGGSSFWCEGGHETIAPQTMLLLPTGCMHACKPVESGTWNYRMLFVAAAWVQALAAERPGTIWTQPLLKPVSSRAVQRLERRLQRLQGTETPLAKEAVLIDLFDEFQQGDKKIWLERSGEERPRLKQAKEYLQSHFAAKVTLEELGAVSGLNKFHLLRLFKEAFKIPPHMYQMVLRINFAKRELGNRKEPAEVAQEAGFYDQSHFSKAFKSYTGITPEKYQKGI, encoded by the coding sequence ATGACAGGTATTGGATTCTATCGGGATGAGGCGCTGCCTTTTTTTGAGCTGAAGTTGTGCCAGGAATACGGTATTGCTTACAAAAAGCACGCCCATGAGGAATATTCGCTAGGCCTTGTCGTTGCCGGGGGAAGTTCTTTTTGGTGTGAAGGCGGTCATGAGACTATTGCGCCGCAGACGATGCTGTTATTGCCTACGGGGTGCATGCACGCTTGTAAGCCTGTGGAGTCGGGAACATGGAATTATCGCATGTTGTTTGTAGCGGCAGCTTGGGTACAAGCGCTGGCGGCGGAACGGCCAGGAACTATATGGACGCAGCCGCTATTGAAGCCGGTTTCGTCTAGAGCGGTGCAACGTTTGGAACGGCGGCTGCAGCGATTGCAGGGGACGGAGACGCCGCTGGCCAAAGAAGCAGTGCTGATCGATTTATTTGACGAATTCCAGCAAGGCGATAAAAAAATCTGGCTGGAACGGTCTGGCGAGGAACGGCCGCGCTTGAAGCAAGCCAAAGAGTATTTACAAAGCCATTTTGCGGCAAAGGTTACCTTGGAAGAGCTGGGGGCGGTTTCAGGCTTGAATAAGTTTCACTTGCTGCGGCTATTTAAAGAAGCTTTCAAGATCCCGCCGCACATGTATCAGATGGTGCTGCGCATTAATTTTGCCAAACGAGAATTGGGTAACCGCAAAGAACCGGCGGAGGTGGCTCAGGAGGCGGGATTTTACGATCAGAGTCATTTCAGTAAAGCCTTTAAAAGCTATACCGGTATTACGCCGGAAAAATACCAAAAAGGCATTTGA
- a CDS encoding amidohydrolase family protein translates to MVVDSHAHLMLPQERQHELMLEAGVDRTVLFTSRVHPEKAETLRELEAELKTLYQMLEGQGDSQEARKQSLLALEEVVKIHPNRYWGFGSMPLGLGARESFEWVESQIVRRGFCGIGELTPGTGQVALLEPVFQASREAGGLPLWVHAFFPLQAQDIKTLLTMATGFPEVPLIVGHLGGLNWLEILQAVKNMPQVYLDLSASYTTMAPMYAMRELPERVLFASDAPYSTPAVARHILEQVAPSREVLNLALGDNICRILRK, encoded by the coding sequence GTGGTTGTTGACAGTCACGCACATCTCATGCTTCCCCAAGAGCGGCAGCATGAACTGATGCTTGAGGCCGGCGTAGACCGGACCGTATTATTTACTTCGCGGGTGCACCCGGAGAAGGCGGAGACGTTGAGAGAACTGGAGGCGGAACTAAAGACTCTTTATCAGATGCTGGAGGGGCAAGGCGATTCACAAGAAGCTAGGAAGCAATCGTTGCTTGCCTTGGAAGAAGTGGTAAAGATCCACCCCAATCGGTATTGGGGCTTCGGTTCCATGCCTTTGGGGCTGGGGGCGCGAGAGAGTTTTGAGTGGGTGGAGTCGCAGATTGTCAGGCGCGGTTTTTGCGGGATTGGGGAATTGACGCCTGGAACTGGGCAAGTTGCGTTGTTGGAGCCGGTTTTTCAAGCTTCCCGCGAAGCGGGCGGCTTGCCGTTATGGGTGCATGCTTTTTTTCCTTTGCAGGCCCAGGACATCAAAACGCTGCTGACAATGGCGACGGGATTTCCGGAAGTTCCCTTGATTGTGGGGCATTTAGGCGGGCTGAATTGGCTGGAAATACTGCAAGCGGTCAAGAATATGCCGCAGGTATATCTGGATTTATCGGCATCATACACTACAATGGCGCCGATGTATGCTATGAGGGAACTGCCAGAACGCGTGCTGTTTGCTTCGGATGCCCCTTATTCTACGCCGGCCGTGGCACGGCATATCCTAGAACAGGTAGCGCCTAGCCGGGAAGTACTGAATTTGGCGTTGGGAGACAACATTTGCCGAATTTTACGTAAATAA
- a CDS encoding MerR family transcriptional regulator, with product MTSVLIRELSRRTGASIRSLRHYEGKRLLAPQRLENGYRDYTELDVGKVKTIQLYLGLGLSTEEIAMVLECPQEAATNRPLCKEAYQLYQGKLVEIERQIQTLQTLRSRLQERLSQFENFAGAR from the coding sequence GTGACTTCTGTGTTAATTCGAGAACTGTCGCGCAGAACTGGCGCAAGCATACGCTCTTTGCGTCATTACGAGGGCAAGAGATTGCTGGCGCCGCAACGCTTAGAAAATGGCTATCGAGATTATACGGAGTTAGATGTCGGCAAAGTGAAGACGATTCAGCTGTATCTGGGATTAGGACTTTCTACGGAAGAAATTGCGATGGTGCTGGAATGTCCCCAAGAAGCCGCAACGAACCGCCCTCTATGTAAAGAAGCTTACCAGCTGTATCAGGGAAAATTGGTTGAAATTGAGCGGCAGATACAGACCTTGCAAACTCTGCGCTCTCGCTTGCAGGAGCGGCTCAGCCAGTTCGAAAACTTCGCTGGCGCTCGGTAA
- a CDS encoding HutP family protein has product MELTSLDVGRAALAMAISTDRQEEQAMRQRLQNRGILAVAVDFGGEYLSSVKKMIERAVVAAQRQGLIEASHVGEGAVAGATHAALEQITPKAVGLNVGGKIGVARYGEHVCVAVYLGVGVLHLNEVAVGLAHRSLPMSQD; this is encoded by the coding sequence ATGGAACTTACCAGTCTTGATGTTGGCCGAGCTGCTTTAGCTATGGCTATTAGTACGGATCGGCAGGAAGAGCAGGCTATGCGGCAGCGGCTGCAAAACCGTGGTATTCTGGCTGTAGCCGTCGATTTTGGCGGCGAGTACTTGAGTTCCGTAAAAAAGATGATCGAACGCGCCGTAGTGGCGGCGCAGCGACAGGGCTTGATTGAAGCCAGTCATGTGGGGGAAGGCGCGGTAGCTGGGGCGACGCATGCGGCGCTGGAGCAGATTACGCCTAAGGCCGTAGGACTCAATGTAGGCGGCAAAATCGGCGTAGCCCGCTATGGGGAGCATGTGTGCGTGGCTGTCTATTTGGGCGTCGGGGTGCTGCATCTTAATGAGGTTGCGGTGGGGCTGGCCCATCGTTCCCTTCCTATGTCGCAAGATTAA
- a CDS encoding sodium:solute symporter family protein, giving the protein MTIQFWIIVLYICVLFAISIYVKRRAGNSSGFLFAGRKLTTPLVAANIAGTAIGAAATIGVAENAFQSGIAAGWYNGAWAAGAVMMAFVAAKKYRELHCTTVPELFERYYDKKGRVIAVLGMLTIQLVITSLQYLAGGAILSSLLPDIFSFQGGMVTSAAVFIGTTILGGLWSSGLSNILSVSLIYIGVLISTITIVNNQGGIGAIAASLPPGVDWFGPVGGLGLATVIGWFVVMMTQAITAQGPVQVACAAKDGAAAKKGFLWGALLMFPIGFACAIMGVAARAAHPEMKATLALPYMIMSLDPVVSGLTLAALWAADVATACHILLAAGTLFSQDIYKRFINPNVSDKKYTLLNRYAILGLGAVTLWFAFNAVGIVKTMLIGLSLTTAFTLIFLFTMFAPGLCRKNSAFYTTLAGIVTLFVWQAFPAVQIFAHPIYMEWLVCLVTFFIVAIVDKQPIRTVVLQEEESNGTYQS; this is encoded by the coding sequence ATGACAATTCAATTTTGGATCATAGTACTGTATATTTGTGTTTTATTTGCTATTAGTATTTACGTAAAGCGGCGGGCTGGCAACAGCAGCGGCTTTTTGTTTGCCGGACGCAAGCTGACGACGCCTTTGGTGGCGGCGAATATTGCAGGTACGGCCATTGGCGCGGCGGCGACCATCGGCGTGGCGGAGAATGCGTTCCAATCGGGCATTGCCGCTGGCTGGTACAATGGCGCCTGGGCGGCCGGCGCTGTGATGATGGCGTTTGTAGCGGCTAAAAAATATCGGGAACTTCACTGCACTACGGTTCCCGAACTGTTTGAGCGGTATTACGATAAAAAAGGCCGGGTTATCGCGGTGTTGGGCATGTTGACCATTCAATTGGTAATTACTTCGCTGCAGTATTTGGCGGGCGGCGCGATTTTGTCTTCGCTGCTGCCGGATATTTTTTCCTTTCAAGGCGGCATGGTTACCAGTGCGGCGGTCTTTATCGGGACGACCATTCTGGGCGGGCTGTGGTCGTCTGGTTTGTCCAACATTCTCAGTGTTTCTCTGATTTATATCGGCGTCTTAATCAGTACGATTACCATTGTTAATAATCAAGGTGGCATTGGCGCTATTGCGGCTTCGCTGCCGCCGGGAGTTGATTGGTTCGGTCCTGTAGGCGGTTTGGGTTTGGCTACGGTGATTGGCTGGTTCGTGGTGATGATGACGCAGGCCATTACCGCTCAAGGACCGGTGCAGGTGGCCTGTGCGGCCAAAGACGGCGCAGCGGCGAAAAAGGGCTTTCTTTGGGGCGCTTTGCTAATGTTCCCCATAGGTTTTGCCTGTGCGATCATGGGCGTGGCCGCCCGGGCGGCGCATCCGGAAATGAAGGCGACCTTGGCTCTGCCTTATATGATTATGAGCTTGGATCCAGTGGTTTCCGGCTTGACTTTGGCGGCCCTTTGGGCTGCGGATGTAGCAACAGCTTGTCATATTCTGCTGGCGGCGGGAACGCTGTTCTCTCAGGATATCTATAAACGCTTTATCAATCCGAATGTAAGCGATAAGAAATATACCCTTTTAAATCGCTATGCTATTTTGGGCTTGGGGGCGGTTACCCTCTGGTTTGCTTTTAATGCCGTGGGCATCGTTAAAACGATGCTGATTGGCCTCAGTCTGACCACGGCGTTTACGCTGATCTTTCTCTTCACCATGTTCGCTCCCGGCTTATGCCGGAAAAATTCGGCGTTTTATACGACCTTGGCAGGCATTGTGACGTTGTTTGTCTGGCAGGCCTTTCCTGCCGTACAGATTTTTGCGCATCCCATATACATGGAGTGGCTGGTTTGCCTCGTAACCTTCTTTATTGTGGCTATAGTGGACAAGCAGCCGATTCGGACGGTGGTCCTGCAGGAGGAAGAATCGAATGGAACTTACCAGTCTTGA
- a CDS encoding tartrate dehydrogenase, which yields MTTYKIAVIPGDGVGPEVLAEGIKVLQAVAAMDGTFSFEFETFPWGCEYYLKHGKMMDEDGMERLKSFDAIYLGAVGFPGVPDHISLWDLLLKIRKGFDQYINLRPIQLLQGAPCPLAGVKAGEIDMLVVRENSEGEYAGAGDWLFKGKPEEVVLQTGVFSRKGTERVIRYAYELARKTGKTLTSISKGNALNYSMVFWDQVFAEVGKEYPEVKTYSYLVDAASMFFVKDPGRFQIVVTSNLFGDILTDLGAAITGGMGLAAGANLNPERTYPSMFEPIHGSAPDIAGRSIANPLASIWSVSQMLDFFGHEKWGRRVLQAIENVLQEKACLTPDLGGSGKTQEVGDAVVAKLSGQQE from the coding sequence ATGACAACTTATAAGATTGCGGTGATTCCCGGAGATGGCGTCGGACCGGAGGTTTTGGCGGAAGGAATTAAGGTGCTCCAAGCCGTGGCGGCGATGGACGGGACCTTTTCTTTTGAATTTGAAACCTTCCCCTGGGGCTGTGAATATTACTTGAAGCACGGAAAAATGATGGATGAAGACGGGATGGAACGCTTAAAAAGTTTTGACGCTATTTATCTTGGCGCTGTGGGCTTTCCTGGCGTTCCTGATCATATTTCGCTTTGGGATCTGCTGCTCAAAATTCGCAAGGGCTTTGACCAGTATATTAATTTGCGCCCCATACAGCTTTTGCAAGGAGCGCCGTGTCCGCTGGCCGGGGTCAAGGCTGGCGAAATCGATATGCTGGTGGTGCGTGAAAACAGCGAGGGCGAATACGCTGGCGCTGGCGACTGGTTGTTCAAGGGCAAACCAGAGGAAGTGGTGCTGCAGACCGGCGTGTTCTCACGCAAAGGAACGGAACGCGTGATTCGCTATGCTTATGAATTGGCTCGCAAGACCGGCAAGACCCTTACCAGTATCAGTAAGGGCAACGCCTTGAATTATTCCATGGTTTTTTGGGATCAGGTTTTCGCGGAAGTGGGCAAAGAGTATCCGGAGGTAAAAACCTATTCGTACTTGGTTGATGCGGCCAGCATGTTTTTTGTCAAAGACCCGGGCCGTTTTCAGATCGTTGTGACGTCCAATTTGTTCGGCGATATTTTGACCGATCTGGGCGCTGCCATTACCGGCGGCATGGGCCTGGCGGCAGGAGCCAATCTAAATCCGGAGCGGACTTATCCGTCTATGTTCGAGCCTATTCACGGCTCTGCGCCGGATATTGCCGGCCGCAGCATTGCCAATCCTCTGGCGTCCATTTGGTCTGTCAGCCAGATGCTGGACTTTTTTGGTCATGAAAAGTGGGGGCGGCGCGTGCTGCAGGCGATTGAGAATGTGCTCCAGGAGAAGGCTTGCTTAACGCCGGACTTGGGCGGCAGCGGCAAAACCCAGGAAGTGGGCGATGCCGTAGTCGCTAAGCTGTCCGGACAGCAGGAGTAG
- a CDS encoding HAD family hydrolase — MREWLVFDVMGVIFTVGDDTNELLVPYIQKFAPSLSSNEINQVYLEASLGKISSCDFWKTLGLGNYYPQIEQDYLEKQLTLDEDFLMVAQKLQQQYHLALLSNDVSEWSAYLRRKFDLDPYFEEIVISGDVGLRKPDQAIYDLLLRRLQCRPENSIFIDDRQKNLIPAMRAGMKTIQFKRGCDGSEMCGSFEVQSFKQLPGLVAHLFGL; from the coding sequence ATGAGAGAATGGCTTGTTTTTGACGTCATGGGAGTCATCTTTACTGTTGGAGACGATACCAATGAGTTGCTGGTTCCATATATCCAGAAATTTGCCCCGTCACTTAGTAGCAATGAAATTAACCAGGTCTATTTGGAAGCCAGCTTGGGGAAAATATCTTCTTGTGATTTTTGGAAAACATTAGGTTTGGGAAATTACTATCCGCAGATTGAGCAAGACTATTTGGAAAAACAGTTGACGTTGGATGAGGATTTTTTGATGGTGGCGCAGAAACTGCAGCAGCAATACCATTTGGCGTTGTTATCCAACGATGTCAGCGAATGGTCGGCTTATTTACGCAGAAAATTTGATTTAGACCCATATTTTGAGGAAATCGTCATCAGCGGAGACGTAGGTCTGCGTAAGCCGGATCAGGCTATTTATGATTTACTATTGCGGCGTCTGCAGTGCCGACCGGAAAACAGCATTTTTATTGATGACCGCCAGAAAAATCTTATTCCGGCTATGCGGGCGGGTATGAAGACGATACAGTTCAAACGGGGCTGTGATGGCAGTGAAATGTGCGGTAGTTTTGAGGTGCAGTCGTTTAAGCAACTGCCCGGACTTGTTGCACATTTATTTGGCTTGTAA
- a CDS encoding efflux RND transporter permease subunit → MAKFFIDRPVFAIVLSIFITIAGLVSITQLPIAQYPQITAPVVNVSASYVGANAEVVEQAVGQAIEQQVNGVENMVDMRSTSDDNGQYSLNVKFELGVNPDMATVQVQNRVSQANAKIPAAVQSSGITVQKQSPDTVMWLSLWSPKNTYDSLFLKNYANIYLVDDLKRVKGVGNVNEYGPEFGMRVWLQPDKMARLGITADDVGDAIKEQNVQAPAGTIGQLPSPKGQEFQYSARVQGQLQEESQFSNIIVRAKPDGSFVRVSDVARVELAAKDYHFTSDLNQRDSVTLAIQLTPDANALDTVTEVKKVLETNSKRFPTDLEYHIVSDNTRFIDESMIEVVKTFVEALLLVLLIVFIFLQSWRATLIPMLAVPVSLIGTFGAFILLGFNINTLTMFAMVLAIGLVVDDAIVVVESVEHHMRYNGMTPKDAAYRAMEEVSGPVVAIAFVLASVFIPVAFFGGTAGVLYKQFALTIAVSMGLSALVALTLTPALCSLLLKPHDPNAHEGRLGRFFEAFNEKFDAMTGRYGKTVRKFIRGSKLCLAGLLVIVVLAVTFFKMLPTTFVPNEDQGYFLATISLPEAASMNRTRQVGNQVADVVKGIPGVRDTLVITGYDILAGALKPNAGLLVVALDTWGDRPGKELYVDNIIRQVYMKTARIPEATVMAFNAPALPGGGSTGAMTFMLQDRGGGNVEEMADVSKKFLGEARKRPELTGVYSTFRSDTPAFRYEVDREKAEKLGVKVDDVFNTLQAFLGGLQVNDFTRFGRTWKVVMQAEPQYRSDANDIRYFFVRSNTNAMVPLATLVKPVPISGPTAIKRFNGNRAIQIGASPAPGYSSGQAMTALEEVATATLPNTYSYEWADQSRDEKLSGGRAVYVFGAAILFAFLCLAALYESWSVPFAVLLSVPTAIFGSGLFQWARSLENSIYMQIGLVMLIGLAAKNAILIVEFAKVRVDKGVDPVEAAIEAAKLRLRPILMTSLAFILGCVPLMIATGAGAGARNAMGTAVVGGMLAATMLGVFLIPVLYVVVVKLTRKLTWRK, encoded by the coding sequence ATGGCCAAGTTCTTTATTGATAGGCCGGTATTTGCTATCGTTCTATCGATTTTCATTACGATTGCCGGACTTGTTTCCATTACACAGCTGCCGATCGCGCAGTATCCGCAGATCACGGCGCCAGTCGTTAATGTTAGCGCCAGTTATGTCGGCGCGAATGCGGAAGTAGTGGAACAGGCTGTGGGTCAAGCCATTGAGCAGCAGGTCAATGGCGTAGAAAACATGGTTGACATGCGGTCGACCAGCGATGATAACGGCCAATATTCTTTAAATGTAAAATTTGAGTTGGGTGTTAACCCCGACATGGCTACAGTTCAGGTGCAAAACAGGGTATCTCAGGCAAACGCCAAGATTCCTGCGGCGGTGCAGAGTTCTGGTATTACGGTGCAAAAGCAATCGCCGGACACCGTTATGTGGCTGTCCTTATGGTCGCCCAAAAATACTTATGATTCCTTGTTTTTGAAAAACTACGCGAATATTTACTTGGTGGATGACCTGAAACGCGTCAAAGGCGTGGGCAATGTTAATGAATACGGTCCTGAATTTGGCATGCGCGTTTGGCTGCAGCCGGATAAGATGGCCCGCCTTGGCATTACCGCTGACGATGTGGGCGATGCTATTAAGGAGCAAAACGTGCAGGCGCCAGCCGGTACGATTGGCCAGCTTCCTTCGCCGAAAGGGCAGGAATTCCAGTATTCAGCAAGAGTACAGGGACAATTACAAGAAGAAAGCCAGTTCTCTAATATTATTGTCCGAGCTAAGCCAGACGGCTCCTTTGTGCGAGTCAGTGATGTGGCTCGCGTGGAGCTGGCGGCGAAAGATTATCACTTTACTAGTGATTTGAATCAGCGGGATTCAGTGACCTTGGCGATTCAATTAACTCCGGATGCGAATGCGCTGGATACAGTTACTGAAGTTAAGAAAGTTTTGGAGACCAACTCCAAACGCTTCCCGACCGATTTGGAATATCATATCGTTTCGGATAATACTCGTTTTATCGATGAATCAATGATCGAAGTAGTTAAGACCTTTGTAGAAGCATTGCTGCTTGTTTTGCTGATCGTGTTTATCTTTTTGCAAAGCTGGCGAGCTACTCTCATTCCGATGTTGGCAGTGCCGGTATCCTTGATTGGTACCTTCGGTGCGTTTATTCTTCTTGGCTTTAATATTAATACGCTAACGATGTTTGCTATGGTACTGGCGATTGGCCTGGTTGTTGACGATGCCATCGTTGTGGTGGAATCAGTAGAGCATCATATGCGCTATAACGGTATGACGCCGAAAGACGCAGCCTATCGAGCGATGGAAGAGGTATCAGGTCCGGTTGTGGCTATTGCTTTTGTGCTGGCTTCGGTATTTATACCGGTTGCTTTCTTTGGAGGAACGGCGGGCGTACTGTATAAGCAGTTTGCTTTGACCATTGCGGTTTCTATGGGGCTTTCGGCGTTAGTGGCTTTGACGTTGACGCCAGCCTTGTGTTCGCTTCTCCTTAAGCCACATGATCCCAATGCTCACGAAGGGCGTTTAGGGCGGTTTTTTGAGGCGTTCAACGAAAAGTTTGACGCTATGACTGGGCGTTATGGGAAAACGGTACGTAAATTTATTCGAGGCAGCAAGCTTTGTCTGGCAGGGTTGTTAGTCATCGTCGTTTTGGCGGTAACTTTCTTTAAAATGTTGCCGACGACTTTTGTGCCGAATGAAGATCAGGGATATTTCCTAGCAACTATAAGCTTGCCGGAAGCGGCTTCAATGAATCGAACCCGGCAGGTTGGTAACCAAGTGGCGGATGTTGTAAAAGGAATCCCCGGCGTAAGAGATACTTTGGTGATTACCGGTTACGATATCTTGGCGGGAGCCTTGAAACCGAACGCTGGCTTGTTGGTTGTAGCGTTGGATACCTGGGGTGATCGTCCTGGTAAAGAATTATATGTAGATAACATCATTCGACAGGTGTACATGAAAACCGCACGTATTCCAGAGGCGACGGTTATGGCGTTCAATGCACCGGCATTGCCGGGCGGCGGTTCTACTGGCGCCATGACCTTTATGCTGCAGGATCGTGGCGGCGGCAATGTAGAGGAAATGGCGGATGTTTCGAAAAAGTTCCTTGGCGAGGCGCGTAAACGTCCAGAATTGACGGGCGTATATTCTACATTCCGTAGCGATACGCCGGCATTCCGTTATGAAGTCGACCGGGAAAAAGCGGAGAAACTGGGCGTCAAGGTAGACGATGTATTCAATACGCTGCAAGCTTTCTTAGGCGGCTTGCAGGTTAATGACTTTACTCGTTTTGGTCGTACTTGGAAAGTAGTTATGCAGGCGGAACCGCAGTATCGTTCTGATGCCAATGATATTCGATATTTCTTTGTGCGTAGCAATACGAACGCTATGGTGCCGTTGGCTACCTTGGTCAAACCGGTGCCTATCAGCGGTCCCACGGCGATTAAGCGTTTTAATGGCAACCGGGCCATTCAAATTGGCGCTAGTCCTGCGCCGGGTTACAGCAGCGGTCAAGCAATGACAGCGCTGGAGGAAGTGGCTACGGCGACCTTGCCCAATACGTACAGTTATGAATGGGCGGACCAAAGCCGCGACGAAAAACTGTCCGGCGGACGCGCTGTCTATGTCTTTGGAGCGGCCATCCTGTTTGCCTTCCTGTGTTTGGCGGCGTTGTACGAAAGCTGGAGCGTTCCTTTTGCGGTACTGCTTTCGGTGCCTACGGCGATTTTTGGATCGGGCTTGTTCCAGTGGGCGCGCAGCCTGGAAAATAGTATCTATATGCAGATCGGTTTAGTCATGCTGATTGGCTTGGCGGCTAAGAATGCGATTTTGATTGTCGAATTTGCTAAGGTGCGCGTGGATAAGGGCGTTGATCCGGTAGAAGCGGCGATTGAAGCGGCGAAACTGCGCTTGCGGCCAATCTTGATGACGTCGCTGGCGTTCATCTTGGGTTGCGTACCGTTGATGATTGCAACCGGAGCTGGCGCTGGCGCCAGAAACGCCATGGGTACGGCCGTTGTCGGCGGCATGCTGGCGGCGACCATGCTAGGGGTATTCTTGATCCCCGTGCTTTATGTAGTCGTTGTAAAATTGACGCGCAAGCTTACTTGGCGCAAATAG
- a CDS encoding efflux RND transporter periplasmic adaptor subunit, which translates to MLFKPWGNSTGKKRLACAMALLLSGLLLAGCNGKQQAPAGQAVAVKAMKVIKQDTPVSYEFVGEVEAKQEVQIKAQVSGNIIEKLVDGGTTVYRGQPLFVIDRRQYEANSLNVQAQLAQAQAALSRTRRDVARYEQLAEQQAIAQQVLDNAVAEERQAAAQVDAQRALLQKANNDVNDTTIVAPFDGRIDTKDLSIGNYATAGSTVLATISSTDPVRVRFSVSENDYLKFIRMGGGAATTERKLRLILSDGGEYPLEGTVDQIDRALGSDTGALTIKALFANPDRMLVPGMFARVVAVAETRPGALLVPQRAVQEILGKTFLTVVNAEGKAEMRPVKMGARIGQKLWMVDEGLTEQDIVVVEGFQKAQPGTPVDVQTITLADLADANQK; encoded by the coding sequence ATGCTATTTAAACCATGGGGTAATTCCACTGGAAAGAAAAGATTGGCTTGCGCTATGGCTCTTTTATTGAGCGGCTTGCTGTTGGCAGGGTGCAACGGCAAGCAGCAGGCGCCAGCAGGGCAGGCTGTGGCTGTGAAGGCCATGAAGGTTATTAAGCAAGATACGCCGGTTTCCTATGAGTTCGTAGGGGAAGTGGAAGCCAAGCAAGAGGTACAGATTAAGGCGCAGGTAAGCGGCAATATTATTGAGAAGTTAGTGGATGGCGGCACCACTGTATATCGCGGCCAGCCCTTGTTTGTCATTGATCGGCGACAGTATGAGGCGAACTCCCTGAATGTACAGGCGCAGTTGGCTCAGGCGCAAGCTGCTTTGAGCCGGACGCGGCGTGATGTTGCCCGGTACGAGCAACTGGCTGAACAACAGGCGATTGCTCAGCAGGTATTGGATAATGCAGTAGCGGAAGAACGTCAAGCGGCGGCTCAAGTGGATGCGCAGCGGGCTCTTTTGCAAAAAGCCAATAACGATGTGAACGATACAACGATTGTGGCCCCTTTCGACGGACGTATTGATACGAAGGATTTAAGTATCGGCAACTATGCTACGGCTGGCTCAACGGTGCTGGCTACGATTTCCTCTACCGATCCGGTGCGGGTTCGCTTTAGTGTTAGTGAAAACGATTACTTGAAATTTATCCGCATGGGCGGAGGCGCTGCAACAACGGAACGCAAGCTGCGCCTGATCCTAAGCGATGGAGGCGAGTATCCGCTGGAAGGAACTGTGGATCAAATTGACCGCGCCTTGGGCTCGGATACCGGAGCGCTAACCATTAAAGCCTTGTTCGCTAACCCTGATCGTATGTTGGTGCCTGGTATGTTTGCGCGGGTAGTTGCGGTTGCGGAAACACGTCCAGGAGCCTTACTTGTGCCGCAACGGGCTGTGCAGGAAATATTAGGGAAAACCTTCTTGACTGTTGTAAACGCAGAGGGTAAAGCAGAAATGCGCCCTGTGAAGATGGGGGCGCGTATCGGACAGAAACTTTGGATGGTAGATGAAGGCTTGACCGAGCAGGACATCGTGGTTGTTGAAGGATTCCAAAAAGCACAACCAGGTACGCCGGTGGACGTGCAAACCATTACTCTAGCGGACTTGGCTGACGCGAATCAGAAATAA